A stretch of Microbulbifer bruguierae DNA encodes these proteins:
- the ttcA gene encoding tRNA 2-thiocytidine(32) synthetase TtcA — protein MSDLENRRERLEFNKLQKRLRRNVGKAIADFNMIEEGDKVMVCLSGGKDSYAMLEILMNLQKTAPVHFELVAVNMDQKQPGFPEHILPEYLQNVGVPYHIVNKDTYSVVKEVVPEGKTTCGLCSRLRRGTLYGFAEEIGATKVALGHHKDDIVETLFLNMFYGGRLKAMPPKLRADDGRNIVIRPLAYCRESDLVAFADHKQFPIIPCNLCGSQENLQRQAIKQMLNDWDRKFPGRSDNIFAALTRVSPSQLADRDLYDFESLELDRSMPAPEVDARSIEQSVDSWIPADARDEEQTEVAQPMYIEARNL, from the coding sequence ATGTCTGATCTGGAAAACCGCCGCGAGCGGCTGGAATTCAACAAGCTGCAAAAGCGCCTGCGCCGCAATGTGGGCAAGGCGATCGCCGACTTCAATATGATTGAAGAAGGCGACAAGGTGATGGTGTGTCTGTCGGGTGGTAAGGATTCCTATGCGATGCTGGAAATCCTGATGAACCTGCAGAAGACCGCGCCGGTGCATTTTGAGCTGGTGGCGGTGAATATGGATCAGAAGCAGCCGGGTTTCCCGGAGCACATTCTGCCGGAGTACCTGCAGAATGTGGGGGTGCCGTACCACATTGTGAACAAGGATACCTACAGTGTGGTGAAGGAGGTGGTGCCGGAGGGCAAGACGACGTGCGGTCTGTGTTCGCGCCTGCGCCGCGGGACCCTGTACGGTTTTGCCGAGGAGATCGGTGCAACCAAGGTGGCGCTGGGGCATCACAAGGATGATATTGTCGAGACACTGTTCCTGAATATGTTTTATGGTGGTCGCCTGAAGGCGATGCCGCCGAAGCTGCGTGCGGACGATGGACGCAACATCGTGATTCGCCCGCTGGCTTACTGCCGCGAATCGGATCTGGTTGCGTTTGCGGATCACAAGCAGTTCCCGATTATTCCCTGCAATCTGTGCGGCAGTCAGGAAAACCTGCAGCGGCAGGCGATCAAGCAGATGCTGAATGACTGGGATCGCAAGTTTCCCGGCCGCAGTGACAATATTTTCGCAGCGCTCACCCGGGTGTCGCCGTCACAGTTGGCGGATCGGGATCTGTACGATTTTGAGAGTCTGGAACTGGACCGCTCTATGCCTGCGCCCGAGGTGGACGCGCGATCGATCGAGCAGTCTGTGGATTCCTGGATTCCCGCGGATGCTCGCGATGAGGAGCAGACTGAGGTTGCGCAGCCAATGTATATTGAGGCCCGCAATCTGTAG
- the putP gene encoding sodium/proline symporter PutP yields the protein MSGPWLVALTFIAYLALIFAIGVYAYLRTKNASDYFLGGRSLPPAVAALSAGASDMSGWLLLGLPGAAYATGLSSAWIALGLFSGIVLSWITMARRLRIYSYALDDALTVPAYLHRRFNMGHPYLRTICAIFILLFFLFYVASGLIAGGKLFETVFGWDYQWAVVIGALAVISYTLFGGFLAVSWTDVFQGLLMSLALVIVPVMVMSDEGGMGNAWVAMKQQHPELMHWMSDNTGKALSVAAILSSLAWGLGYFGQPHILARFKALRHPDDMPVAASVAAIWSLAGFLGALAVGLFGHLELSQALPDGERVFMALVEALFHPLVAGIMLAAILSAIMSTADSQLLVSSAALAEDIYHVWFGRKVSSEQLVGVGRWAVVALSMVAVAVAMDPGSKVLDVVAYAWAGLGAAFGPAVLISLYWSRMTGAGAIAGVVVGGVTVLLWKQLSGGVFDIYELLPGFVFSAAAIVLVSAVTDCPEQVSTRHRQLVGQSQ from the coding sequence ATGTCCGGACCGTGGCTTGTAGCACTTACGTTTATTGCCTACCTGGCTTTGATTTTCGCGATCGGCGTTTATGCGTATTTACGCACCAAAAATGCCAGCGATTATTTTCTTGGTGGTCGCTCGCTGCCGCCGGCGGTGGCGGCGTTGAGTGCTGGCGCTTCAGACATGAGCGGCTGGCTGCTATTGGGGTTGCCCGGTGCGGCCTATGCAACAGGCTTGTCCTCTGCGTGGATCGCACTGGGTCTGTTCAGTGGCATTGTGCTGAGCTGGATCACGATGGCGCGTCGGTTGCGGATATACAGCTATGCCCTGGATGATGCCCTCACGGTACCGGCCTATTTACACCGTCGTTTCAATATGGGGCACCCATACCTGCGGACTATCTGCGCGATTTTTATTTTGTTGTTTTTTCTTTTCTATGTCGCTTCGGGCCTGATTGCCGGTGGCAAACTATTTGAGACAGTGTTTGGCTGGGACTATCAATGGGCCGTGGTCATCGGTGCGCTGGCGGTGATTTCCTACACCCTGTTCGGCGGGTTTCTGGCAGTGTCCTGGACCGATGTGTTTCAGGGATTGTTGATGAGCCTGGCACTGGTCATCGTGCCGGTGATGGTGATGTCCGATGAAGGTGGCATGGGTAACGCCTGGGTGGCGATGAAGCAGCAGCATCCCGAGCTGATGCACTGGATGTCGGACAATACCGGCAAAGCGTTGAGTGTTGCGGCAATTCTCAGCTCGCTTGCCTGGGGGCTCGGATATTTTGGCCAGCCGCATATTCTCGCGCGCTTCAAAGCCCTGCGACACCCTGACGATATGCCGGTAGCGGCGAGCGTGGCCGCTATCTGGTCGCTGGCGGGTTTTCTCGGCGCCCTCGCGGTGGGACTGTTCGGGCATCTCGAACTGAGCCAGGCCCTGCCCGATGGGGAGAGGGTGTTTATGGCACTGGTTGAGGCGCTGTTTCATCCGCTGGTTGCGGGCATCATGCTGGCGGCCATTCTCTCCGCCATCATGAGTACCGCGGACTCCCAGTTGCTGGTGTCTTCCGCGGCGCTGGCTGAGGATATTTACCACGTGTGGTTTGGCCGCAAGGTATCGTCAGAGCAACTGGTCGGGGTGGGGCGCTGGGCCGTGGTGGCGCTTTCTATGGTGGCAGTGGCGGTGGCGATGGATCCGGGATCCAAGGTACTGGATGTGGTGGCCTATGCGTGGGCCGGCCTTGGTGCTGCATTTGGTCCGGCGGTCCTGATTAGCCTGTACTGGTCGCGCATGACCGGTGCTGGAGCCATCGCCGGAGTGGTTGTGGGCGGGGTTACGGTTTTGCTATGGAAACAGTTGTCCGGTGGTGTCTTTGATATATACGAGCTGTTACCGGGCTTCGTGTTCTCCGCAGCTGCTATTGTTTTAGTAAGTGCCGTGACGGATTGCCCCGAACAAGTATCAACGCGCCACCGTCAATTAGTGGGGCAGTCACAGTAG
- a CDS encoding O-acetyl-ADP-ribose deacetylase — translation MIEVHLGDITRLHVDVIVNAANQRLLGGGGVDGAIHRAAGPQLLEACRQIGGCPVGEVRVTPGFRLPVKRIYHTVGPVWRGGSLGEPELLASCYRHCFNLARRENIHSIAFPAISCGVYDYPPELAVEIAVEQVQSHLDRDGGPRHVVFCCFDEEMAELYRMQLDTVVRR, via the coding sequence GTGATTGAAGTACACCTCGGTGATATCACTCGGTTGCATGTAGATGTAATCGTCAATGCAGCCAACCAGAGGCTCCTTGGTGGCGGAGGCGTTGATGGCGCCATTCACCGAGCGGCAGGGCCGCAATTGCTGGAGGCTTGTCGGCAGATCGGCGGGTGTCCGGTGGGAGAGGTGCGCGTCACGCCGGGGTTCCGGCTGCCGGTCAAGCGCATCTATCACACCGTTGGCCCTGTGTGGCGTGGCGGGAGTCTCGGTGAGCCCGAGCTGCTCGCCAGTTGTTATCGCCACTGCTTCAATCTCGCCCGCCGTGAAAATATCCATTCCATTGCCTTTCCCGCCATCAGCTGCGGTGTTTACGATTACCCCCCTGAGCTCGCGGTTGAAATTGCGGTAGAGCAGGTGCAAAGCCACCTCGACCGCGACGGTGGTCCGCGCCATGTCGTTTTCTGTTGCTTTGATGAAGAGATGGCCGAGCTGTACCGGATGCAGCTGGACACTGTCGTTCGCAGGTAG
- a CDS encoding Mpo1 family 2-hydroxy fatty acid dioxygenase gives MRSAEQWFSEYGESHRNATNKAIHWIAVPLIYATVVGLFWSLPQPHWMAGFSWLNWAVVALVPTLLFYLVMSLPLALGMLGLSALCLWICSALQAAGQSVLWWSVGVFVVMWIFQFLGHHIEGKKPSFFKDVQFLLIGPAWVIAFLYRKLGIKY, from the coding sequence ATGCGCTCAGCAGAACAGTGGTTCAGTGAATACGGTGAGAGCCATCGGAATGCCACCAACAAGGCGATCCACTGGATCGCAGTCCCCCTGATTTATGCGACGGTGGTGGGGCTGTTCTGGTCACTTCCACAGCCCCATTGGATGGCCGGGTTCAGTTGGCTCAATTGGGCCGTCGTGGCACTGGTGCCTACCTTGCTGTTTTATCTGGTGATGTCGCTGCCACTGGCGCTTGGGATGCTGGGACTGTCAGCGCTTTGCCTGTGGATATGCAGCGCGCTGCAGGCTGCGGGGCAGAGCGTGTTGTGGTGGTCTGTGGGGGTGTTTGTGGTGATGTGGATCTTCCAGTTCCTGGGGCATCACATCGAGGGGAAGAAGCCGTCGTTCTTTAAAGACGTGCAATTTCTACTGATCGGTCCCGCCTGGGTGATCGCATTTCTCTACCGCAAACTCGGCATCAAATACTGA
- a CDS encoding pectate lyase, whose translation MRKILITLALLAFCANAAAISSGRYVIVSKLNGNALDVNSFDTSDGANVMTWFTLGYNNQQFDVTQLSDGSYSIRPVHSGKSLDVWEWNTNDGAEVRQWTYTGGDNQRWWIDDQGSGYYSITSKLSNKAIDVWGMSMYAGADARLYTYWGGAGQLWAFQQVGSSSECYAGASISGRFVDCGGKTIGLSCVGDSESQPPVITLNNASIRNVKLAANGGSDGIHCTGGNCTMADVVWNDICEDAATNKSEGGTMTIVGGSAYNSTGGYGGKPDKIFQHNSKNSTTIISGGFTATGTHGKLWRSCGNCSNNGGPRNALIYDVNINASIGSIAGVNRNFGDRATIRDLRILNYSSGNPPVCEEYQGVQSGSSSTKYGAYWNTSNCDVSTSDVTQY comes from the coding sequence ATGAGAAAAATCCTCATAACTCTGGCCCTGCTGGCGTTCTGCGCCAACGCAGCCGCCATTTCATCTGGCAGATATGTCATCGTCTCCAAACTGAACGGCAACGCGCTGGATGTGAACAGTTTCGACACATCCGATGGCGCCAACGTCATGACCTGGTTCACCCTCGGTTACAACAACCAGCAATTTGATGTGACCCAGTTGAGCGACGGCAGTTACTCCATCCGCCCGGTACACAGCGGCAAGTCCCTGGATGTGTGGGAATGGAACACCAACGACGGTGCGGAAGTCCGCCAGTGGACCTACACCGGTGGCGACAACCAGCGCTGGTGGATCGACGATCAGGGCAGCGGCTATTACTCGATCACGTCGAAGCTGAGCAACAAGGCCATCGATGTGTGGGGAATGAGCATGTATGCCGGCGCCGACGCTCGCCTGTATACCTACTGGGGTGGAGCAGGCCAGCTGTGGGCCTTCCAGCAGGTCGGAAGCTCCAGTGAATGCTATGCGGGTGCATCCATCAGCGGCAGATTTGTGGACTGTGGTGGCAAAACCATTGGCCTCAGTTGCGTCGGTGACAGTGAAAGCCAACCCCCCGTAATCACCCTGAACAATGCCTCTATTCGCAACGTAAAACTCGCCGCCAACGGCGGCTCCGATGGCATCCACTGCACCGGCGGCAACTGCACCATGGCGGACGTTGTCTGGAACGACATCTGTGAAGACGCCGCTACCAATAAATCCGAAGGCGGCACCATGACGATTGTGGGCGGCAGTGCTTACAACAGTACCGGCGGCTACGGCGGAAAGCCGGATAAAATCTTCCAGCACAACTCCAAGAACAGTACCACCATCATTTCCGGTGGTTTTACCGCAACCGGTACCCACGGAAAATTGTGGCGTTCCTGCGGCAACTGCAGCAACAATGGTGGCCCCCGCAACGCGCTGATTTACGATGTAAACATCAACGCCAGTATTGGCTCCATCGCCGGCGTTAACCGCAACTTCGGCGATCGCGCTACCATCAGGGATTTGCGCATTCTGAACTACAGTTCCGGCAACCCGCCGGTGTGCGAAGAGTACCAGGGCGTTCAGAGCGGTAGCTCGTCAACCAAATACGGCGCCTACTGGAACACGTCCAACTGTGACGTTTCCACGTCGGATGTCACCCAGTATTAA